The sequence below is a genomic window from Anopheles cruzii chromosome 3, idAnoCruzAS_RS32_06, whole genome shotgun sequence.
ACAAAGATGATCGAAGACAAAAACTAAGCAAAAACACAATTCACAGTAATCGTAATCGCACTCACATTTCATTCACTAATACTACGGAAAATGTAATGCGATTAAAGTACGCTGTTAACATACTTCTTGGGAGAAGGTTAATGGTTTTTGATCAATGCTATATCAACGGGCAAATCATTAATTCACTAATATGTTACGTCAGCAGGGGATCGAGAGCGGGAAGAAAACCAACAGTAAAGCATAAAGCATATTTAATAATATCGGAAGACCATTACCTACATACTTACAAAAACGTTGCAGATCTGTTAACGTAGTTCTTAAAGTTCTCTATCGTTGAATAGGGACAATTATGAAAGGCAAAACAGTCCCAAACCGAAGATCGCATTCGCGAGGAAACACTGATCAGTGCTTGTGCATAGAAACGAACTATTTAATTGATATGCGGAAGTAGAATCAAGCACGCCATTTCTAGGCATCAAACGCCAATCACACGCACCATGAATCGTCAAGTATTCTGTCATGAGTCGACAGTTGCGTTCACAGTCACTTTCGGGGCGGGCCATGCAACGGAATCACAGCTCATCATTCTGTTAATCAAATTGGAAATACCAAGCACCCAGAAAAAATTAAAGCCATATTTTGCCCTTTTCTCTTATACAGTTTCTTAGGTTAGGAGTAACTCTATTGAAAGGATTACAAAAAAGATTTAGAGCTGCCGTCAAAGGAAGTAACATGGACAGTACATGTAACATGTAAGTTGCGTAAACCACCATGCTTCGATGCAAGTGATCGTCCTGCAGCCCACACGTGCCGTCGTTAGCTCGAAACTAGTGTCGCAAGGTAACAAAATGTACACGATACCTTTTTAGTTTAAATCTGGCTCTTCTAGTACATCTGAAATCAAATTAAGTACGTCAAGTAGATCGAATTCAAAAATGAGAAACCGATCATGTGGCAACGGTTTTGAACTTGAGCTAGGAGTCCAAATTTAGCTAATGAAGGTTAGAGTAGGATTGTGAGAATCTCTTAGGAAGAGGATCGCGTAGAATTTAGCTATCCAGACACAAAGACACGAGCATAACGAGCGGCACAGGTATGCCAGTTTCAAAATATAATGCGCGAAATTAGAACCGGATTTCAGAGAGATACTGTACACTTTTACCTTACGAATAAAGATGGATTCTATCTTAAACGAACTAGTTTTGCTGGAAAGAGAATTCACTTGGGGGAACCACATGAACGATAAACTTTGATAAGTTATGCccaattttattatttaaccTTCCTTCTATGAAGAAACTACGTTGAGGTTGTACCTTAAAGGCACAGTGAGTGCATACACAGATCCCACACTTTCGTCGTTGTTCGTAATACATCTGCCGTTTCTTATGTTTGTCCCTGTATTGCGAAATTTGTTGGCCGTTCCATTGCCTTTGTCAATGGTCTTTATAATTTTTAACGTTTCCGTTTCATAGAGGCACATAGTATGTGTACATCAAAAAATTTTGCCTAATACCACATAAAGTACCATCGTATAGAGTAATTGTATAAGTACTTTCAGTGTCGTCGTTTTCCATCTTTACCACGTAGTTTTAATCACAATAACAATCGTAAAACGGTACACCAATTGGAATGGCGATAAAAACGCACGAAAACTAAATCATGCTATACGGTCAGTATGAGCTTAACAGTTTACAACGTATACCGAGAAATGCTACGTATCTTCCCCTTTTTCTAATGCTTCATCGCGGCTTTTTCAAGTGCTGTAGTTTGAATTAGCTATCTAATCTAGTGCACGACAAACATTGTTCATAACTTCATCGCAGCGATCGACACAACACTGGGCGTTGGCTTTCTTAACCGCACCGTGAAAACGGGTCTGAAGCATTCTGTCTTTTTCGCGAGATCCGGTTTATCTACTTATTGAATCAAATTCCAAGTTTAAGCATATTGCTGAATGATTCAAGTACAATGCTGCAAGAGGTGCCTTTTATCTATATGAGCTGCCCAGCCGCAAAATGGAGCTTAGTAGAGTAAAGTTCGCGGGAAATGGTTCATCGCAATGAAATCTTGAATTATTTCCTCTAACGCTTCGCGCGTGATTTGAGGACGACGAAGCCGGTACCCGAATGATTTTAGTTTTTCGTTGCTTAAATGCACGTGCTTGTAGTGCAACAGTTCTTGATCCATGTACGGGGTAAGTGGAGTATTGTGCACTCCGTCCCGTTGGCATAGCTCAGCCCACGGGCCCAAATGACGATCGTTGATCTCCTCAATGGCTCCGGCCATATCGAGCTTGGTCATGTTCGACATCGTGACGCCCCAATAATCGATCTTAAGACCGAAAATATCCGCGAGCAGTTCACTGATCATCGCCTGGGTTGCATTGCTATCATCACAGACGTTTATTGTTTCTCGTATGGAGCCATCCGTTTGCAACAACTTCCAGATGCTGCCGCACACGTCTTCAACGTGTACCAAGTTCATCTTCATCGTTCCGGTCCAGAGAAGTTTCATGGTCTCCCCGAGATATTTATAAATcccggcgatgatgatacGGGGCGCTAAGATGAGgacaaaaaaagtaaaagagATCGTTTCTTCGTACTTAATCCAACTTATCCGTAGTACATACTTAATCCTTTGCGATCGGCTACACCGTAGCAAATCGGGAGACGCAGTATGGTGTACGGTAACTTGTCCATCGACATCAACTCCTGCTCCACCTTTGCTTTATACTTGCCCACCATAGTCCATGGTTCGATCGGGCAGTTTTCAGTTTGCGGTATTTTTTCGTCCGAACACATACTTCCGGTACTTAGTTCTACATAGCGCTTGACTTGATGTTTCATGGCCTCAGTTGCACAGTTGATGCTCAGCTTCAGTATGCCTTCCTCGTACACAGGACCTGTTTGTCCTGGTTTTGTTTCGGCCGCACAGTTTATCACAAAATCCCAGCCACCACAGTCTTCACTGCTCCGGATCGATCGTGTTCCGAACGCTACGTCGCAGGATGTGGAATTGATGAGGTTGGCGCTTATAAACTCGACACGTTCGTCGGCAAACGATTCGCTGTGAGCCCGGTTGAGCCACGCCATGAGAGGAGGCATTTTATCGACGACTCTGATGCGCCCCGCAAGATCATTCATGACAAGATAGTGAACCAGATGTCGTCCGATGAATCCACATCCTTTAAATGATCGAATAGCAAAGAAGAAagattgaaacaaaaaaattaaaaaagtcCTTGGTGGCAACGAAAACAAGAGATGGCAATGAACGGAGATTATCTCGGGGTCATGCCAGGAAACCGGCTTGCGCGAGTAACGCAACGCAGCATGTTCGCGTTAAACGTGTTCCTGGCTTCCATGACgcgaagacgaacgaacgcaGCACAGGATATCGATCACAGGCGACCTGCGTAATTATGTGACATTAACTTAATTATGACCATCAGTACGGCAGGAGGTAGACGGTTGGTTGCGCAACGAGATGTTCTTTTCTTCCCTTACAAACCCGCACTTACCACCCAATACTAGAACGTTCGGCTTCGtcattgtttattttacacCGGCACGTTTTTTATCCACTACTCCCACGTAAATGATAATGTGCTAAAATTATGCATACAATTAACACTTATAGCTAGCCGATAAGCGTGAGGCCAAATCAAGGTTTAAAAGTGCGacaagcaaagaaaaaataatGCAACACAATCAGTGTCGGCAAACACAACCCCGCGCTTGAAtgttcgaaacaaaacaactctTTCTTTGCTTCCTGAGAAAAGAGAAATATCGctatggtcagtttcggttaagaaaggtaaggttcaaaagtcaggtttgcATTGAGACCGGCAGAGACCAGGACTGACTCCTTTATTACCTTTATTACAGTTAAAATCTGTATGTTCGACATGATATGATATAAAGAAACTAAAGTTTTATGCATGTTTGAATTAAAGCGaacaaatgaaaatatgaaaaagggaaattaaaaTCGGTTGTTTCGAAAATGTCAACCAATTCTGTTGACGTTTACCGATCTTATCTTCAAACGTCAGTTTCTAACGCCGTCTCTGacgtgttttgttgttgtacacTTGGCACTCGGCACAGGATCTGTCccggaaaattgcaaaatgcTTAACATTGCGACTCATATGGTATGTATTTCGTTGCCAATTCCAAGATTGTTTTAGACTACGCCAAAATCCAACTGTTGCAGGACTTTGAGGGCCAAGGAAGGGCCGAAAAGCTTTCCCGTATCATCATCACCTTGTTCGGTGCGGTCGGGCTGCTATGGGGCTACATCATTCAACAGTTTTCGCAAACCGTTTACATTTTAATCGCTGGCGTTGTACTGGCTTCTCTCGTTAGTATATTTGATAAACACTATAATCATCGTTTGGTCCTATCGtaattgtgtttattttcttcacgTCTCACAGCTCACCATTCCACCGTGGCCAATTTATCGTAAGAAACCGCTTAACTGGCAAAAACCTCGACCAGATACCCAAACAACACAGAGTTCGTCCGATGatacgaagaagaaaaagaaaaattaatcaTTGTGTAGCTTTTTGCTGTGTCTATGCGATACGCGTTTACAATAAAACTTATAACGATCAGTTTCTCGATTAAAGAATAAAGTCATCACTTGTTTATCTCTTTTCATGCCCTAGTACAATGGTCTTCGATAAGATTTCAGTTTTTCGTGATCGTAATACTTGTGTATCAGATTATACATGTGACGGAAGAAAAATAGTATATTGTCGTACTGACCGTTGTACGGTTTTACTCCTTCCGTTTCTTGCGCATCTGGCAAAAAGATACGACCTTCCGCGATTGCGTCCTTTTTGAGGTGAATATGTTCTAAGCCGCGGTAGCGACTGTCGAGTCCCCAAGCAGCAATGTGAACCTCCATCAAGAATTGGTGGACCGCTTCTACCGTCGCAAGAAACCACCGAGGACTATTTCGCTGGTGGCGCCAAAACTGTGATATTCTATTTTGGATCACTACCGTCCGTAGGCTGGAAAGCCGCTCATCTTTGTAGATCCCGCGACACTGGTTCCAAGTACTGTCGATGAAGACCGCTCGTCGTACGGGAATGTTTGACAATGCTCCATTCGGTTCCGCCGCTTCCTCGCTTTGCTGCACGTGTGCATCAACAATGTCGTGTAATCGGAAGCGTAACAAAGTGCCCATGTGGTACCCCTTCGGAAGGCCGTAGTTTTCCTTCATTTGATAAGTTTCTCCGCTGAACAAACTAGCGACCGTCAGGGCTGTTGGTGTGGGGAATATAAGTACCACTCCTTCTTCCTCGCGATAGTCGGGGATGTTGGGGTACGAATGAATAGTAACATCTTCCGGGGCAAGTATTGCTGCGTGGACGGCCGTACTTTTGCCatcgatttcgtttttatgtttgattaTGTCAACCTTCAAGGGAAGCGCAATTCGAGGAAC
It includes:
- the LOC128271994 gene encoding signal peptidase complex subunit 1, with amino-acid sequence MLNIATHMDFEGQGRAEKLSRIIITLFGAVGLLWGYIIQQFSQTVYILIAGVVLASLLTIPPWPIYRKKPLNWQKPRPDTQTTQSSSDDTKKKKKN
- the LOC128271974 gene encoding uncharacterized protein LOC128271974 → MTKPNVLVLGGCGFIGRHLVHYLVMNDLAGRIRVVDKMPPLMAWLNRAHSESFADERVEFISANLINSTSCDVAFGTRSIRSSEDCGGWDFVINCAAETKPGQTGPVYEEGILKLSINCATEAMKHQVKRYVELSTGSMCSDEKIPQTENCPIEPWTMVGKYKAKVEQELMSMDKLPYTILRLPICYGVADRKGLTPRIIIAGIYKYLGETMKLLWTGTMKMNLVHVEDVCGSIWKLLQTDGSIRETINVCDDSNATQAMISELLADIFGLKIDYWGVTMSNMTKLDMAGAIEEINDRHLGPWAELCQRDGVHNTPLTPYMDQELLHYKHVHLSNEKLKSFGYRLRRPQITREALEEIIQDFIAMNHFPRTLLY
- the LOC128271993 gene encoding tRNA-uridine aminocarboxypropyltransferase 1 — its product is MSSEDASPRTDPFEGMEIADTDFLMDVKGRSSCPVCQRSRKFFCYTCYVPVAGIVNRVPRIALPLKVDIIKHKNEIDGKSTAVHAAILAPEDVTIHSYPNIPDYREEEGVVLIFPTPTALTVASLFSGETYQMKENYGLPKGYHMGTLLRFRLHDIVDAHVQQSEEAAEPNGALSNIPVRRAVFIDSTWNQCRGIYKDERLSSLRTVVIQNRISQFWRHQRNSPRWFLATVEAVHQFLMEVHIAAWGLDSRYRGLEHIHLKKDAIAEGRIFLPDAQETEGVKPYNGQYDNILFFFRHMYNLIHKYYDHEKLKSYRRPLY